CTTCCTCGACCTCGGCAGCGGCGCGGTCGTCTCGCGCGACGGCGAGGCGATGACGCTGAACGGCACCATCCACAAGACCGGCGCGCTGTTGCTGCTGACCGTGCTCACCGCCGTGTTCGCCTGGAGCCAGTCGATCACGGTCGACGCCGCCGGCAACGAAGCGGTCGCGCCGGGCATCATCGGCTACGTGCTGGGCGGTGCCATCGGCGGCTTCGTCCTGGCCATGATCACCACCTTCAAGAAGACCTGGGCGCCGATCACCGCGCCGCTGTATGCGCTGGTGGAAGGCTTCTTCCTGGGTTCGATCTCGGCGCTGTACGAACACCGCTTCAACGGCATCGTGCTGCAGGCGGTGCTGCTGACCTTCGGCACCCTGTTCGCGCTGCTGTTCGCCTACCGCAGCGGAATGATCAAGGCCACCGAGAACTTCAAGCTCGGCGTGGTCGCGGCCACCGGCGGCATCGCGCTGGTATACCTGGCGACCATCGTACTGGGGTTCTTCAACATCCAGATCCCCTTCATCCACGCCTCCGGCACGGTCGGGATCCTGTTCAGCCTGTTCGTGGTGGTGGTGGCGGCGCTGAACCTGGTGCTGGACTTCGACTTCATCGAGAGCGGCGTGGAACAGGGCGCGCCCAAGTACATGGAGTGGTACGGCGCGTTCGGACTGATGGTCACGCTGGTGTGGCTGTACATCGAGTTCCTGCGGCTGCTGTCGAAGTTGCAGTCGCGCAATTGATGGAAGGCCGGGATTGGCGATTCGGGAGTGGGATTCGTTGAAGCCCGTTCCCTGGGCCGCCAGCTTCAGCACAAGAAAAAGGGCGCCGCGAGGCGCCCTTTTTCGTTGCTGCGGTCGTCGCTGCGCTCAGAGGCGACTGGCGATGGCCTTGGCGAAGCCCATGGTGTTGCCGCTGCCGCCCAGGTCCGGGGTCAGCCCGTCCTTGGCTTCCAGCGTGGCGACGATGGCGTTGCGCAGGCGCTCGGCGTTCTGCGGCTGGCCGACGTGGTCCAGCAACTGCGCCGCGCCCAGCAGCAGCGCGCACGGGTTGGCCTTGCCCTGCCCGGCGATGTCCGGGGCCGAGCCGTGCACCGCTTCGAAGATCGCCGCGTCCACGCCGATGTTGGCGCCCGGGGCCAGGCCCAGGCCGCCGACCAGGCCGGCGCACAGGTCCGACAGGATGTCGCCGAACAGGTTGGTGGTGACGATGACGTCGAACTGCTCCGGACGCATCACCAGCTGCATGCAGGCGTTGTCGACGATCATTTCCTGGAATTCGATCTCCGGGTAGTTCGCCGCCACTTCGCGCGCCACCTTCAGGAACAGGCCCGAGGTCGACTTGATGATGTTGGCCTTGTGCACCGCGGTGACCTTCTTGCGGCCGGTGGCGCGGGCCAGGTCGAAGGCGTAGCGGACGATGCGCTCGGAGCCCTTGCGGGTCACCTTGGCCATCGACACCGCGGTCTCGCCGTCGGCCGACACTTCCTGGCCTTCGCTCAGGTAGGCGCCTTCGGTGTTCTCGCGCACGGTGATCAGGTCCACGCCGGCGCCGAAGCGCGACTTGGTATTCGGGAACGACTTGGCCGGGCGCACGTTGGCGTACAGGTCGAACTGGCGGCGCATGACCACGTTGATCGAGCTGAAGCCCTCGCCCACCGGCGTGGTCAGCGGGCTCTTCAGCGCGATCCGGTTCTTGCGGATCGAGTCCAGCGTGGCGGCCGGCAACAGGTCGCCGTGCTTTTCCAGGGCGACCAGGCCGGCGTCGGCGTATTCGTAGGTGAGGCCGGCGTTCAGCGCGTCGAGCACGAACAGCGTGGCGTCCATGATCTCGGGGCCGATGCCATCGCCACGGATGACCGTGATTGTCTGCGTCATAGGGGTGCGGTTTCCGTACAGAGGGGGAGCGCGCCGACCGGAAGCCCGGGCTGCAGGCGCAAGGAGGTTTCACTGGTAATTATGCCCGAAGCCGGTGAAGGGCCCCAAACCGCCACGGGCCGAAACGCAGCGCGCCGCCCGCAGGCGGCGCGCATCAGCCGATCCGGCAGTGCTCAGGCGTGCGCGTGCTCCGACGGCGCGGCCGCTGCCCCTTCCTCGAGCCTGTCGAGGAAATCCACCGCCCGGCGCAGGTGCGGAATCACGATCGAGCCGCCGACCACCAGGCCGACCGAGAAGGTCTCGAAGAACTCGTCGCGCTGCACCCCGGCCTCCTTGCACTGGGCCACGTGGTAGCTGATGCAGTCGTCGCAGCGCAGCACCAGCGAGGCGACCAGGCCGAGCAGCTCCTTGGTCTTCACGTCCAGCGCGCCGGCCTGGTAGGTCTGGGTGTCGAGCGCGAAGAAACGCCGCACCACCTGGTTCGGCTCGGCCAGGATGCGCTGGTTCATGCGCTGGCGGAACTCGGTGAACTCGCGTACCCGGTCCTGCTGGCCGTCGCCCTCGCCGCCGCTGCCAGCAGCGCTCACGCCCGGGCCTCCGGGGCCTGGCCGTCGAGCAAAGGCTCCAGCTTGCCGGCGCGATGCAGCGCCATCATGTCGTCGTAGCCGCCGACGTGGGTATCGCCGACGAAGATCTGCGGCACGCTGGTGCGGCGCGCCAGGGCCACCATCTTCTCGCGCTCGGCCGGATCCAGGTCGATGCGCACCTCGGTCCAGCTGCGGCCCTTGCTCTTGAGGAAGTTCTTGGCCGCCACGCAGTACGGGCAGATCGCGGTGGAATACATGGTGATCGGCGGGCCGCCGGCCTGGCCGTTGTCGGCCTGTTGCTTGTCCATGGGAAACTCCGGGCGCTGTAAGAGGTCCAAGCCACTATGGTAGCGGGCCGGTGGATTTTCGAGTCCGCTGCCGCAACACTGCGGATTACCCTGGATTCACCCGTCGTTCCCGGACGCCGCCCTGCGGCGCCCCGCCCTTCCCTGGAGCCTGCCTTGCGCCCGCTGCCGCTTGCCTTCGCAATCACCCTGGCGACCGCGCTCGCCGTCGCGCCGGCGCCGGCGCAGGAGAACAAGCTGCCGGACATCGGCTCCTCGGCCGGCGAGCTGCT
The Xanthomonas sp. AM6 DNA segment above includes these coding regions:
- a CDS encoding isocitrate dehydrogenase, whose product is MTQTITVIRGDGIGPEIMDATLFVLDALNAGLTYEYADAGLVALEKHGDLLPAATLDSIRKNRIALKSPLTTPVGEGFSSINVVMRRQFDLYANVRPAKSFPNTKSRFGAGVDLITVRENTEGAYLSEGQEVSADGETAVSMAKVTRKGSERIVRYAFDLARATGRKKVTAVHKANIIKSTSGLFLKVAREVAANYPEIEFQEMIVDNACMQLVMRPEQFDVIVTTNLFGDILSDLCAGLVGGLGLAPGANIGVDAAIFEAVHGSAPDIAGQGKANPCALLLGAAQLLDHVGQPQNAERLRNAIVATLEAKDGLTPDLGGSGNTMGFAKAIASRL
- a CDS encoding Bax inhibitor-1/YccA family protein gives rise to the protein MIRSGNPALKESTFLDLGSGAVVSRDGEAMTLNGTIHKTGALLLLTVLTAVFAWSQSITVDAAGNEAVAPGIIGYVLGGAIGGFVLAMITTFKKTWAPITAPLYALVEGFFLGSISALYEHRFNGIVLQAVLLTFGTLFALLFAYRSGMIKATENFKLGVVAATGGIALVYLATIVLGFFNIQIPFIHASGTVGILFSLFVVVVAALNLVLDFDFIESGVEQGAPKYMEWYGAFGLMVTLVWLYIEFLRLLSKLQSRN
- a CDS encoding carboxymuconolactone decarboxylase family protein, with protein sequence MNQRILAEPNQVVRRFFALDTQTYQAGALDVKTKELLGLVASLVLRCDDCISYHVAQCKEAGVQRDEFFETFSVGLVVGGSIVIPHLRRAVDFLDRLEEGAAAAPSEHAHA
- the grxC gene encoding glutaredoxin 3, which codes for MDKQQADNGQAGGPPITMYSTAICPYCVAAKNFLKSKGRSWTEVRIDLDPAEREKMVALARRTSVPQIFVGDTHVGGYDDMMALHRAGKLEPLLDGQAPEARA